A genomic window from Salvia hispanica cultivar TCC Black 2014 chromosome 5, UniMelb_Shisp_WGS_1.0, whole genome shotgun sequence includes:
- the LOC125186558 gene encoding dirigent protein 4-like: MEKTIILSCILLVLFSCASTALSKSYWKSSTYKPVKLQKTRLHFFIHDILSGSNPSAVHIAGPPGQESNPIGFGSVYAIDDVLTEGPEIKSAVVGNAQGMYLSSSQGQIPSLVLYVDLAFTKGEFNGSSLSVFSRNPITENPREMAVVGGRGRFRRAQGTVFVKTYFLNNTNGDAILEYDVEVVHPLIHT; the protein is encoded by the coding sequence atggagaaaacaataattttgtCCTGCATCCTTCTTGTCCTCTTCTCATGCGCAAGCACAGCCCTCTCAAAGTCCTACTGGAAAAGCTCAACGTACAAGCCCGTCAAGCTGCAGAAAACACGCCTCCATTTCTTCATCCACGATATCCTAAGCGGATCCAACCCGTCCGCGGTCCATATCGCCGGCCCACCCGGGCAGGAGAGCAATCCGATTGGCTTCGGGTCCGTGTATGCCATCGACGACGTTCTGACGGAGGGGCCGGAGATTAAGTCGGCGGTGGTCGGAAACGCTCAGGGGATGTATCTGTCGTCGAGCCAGGGACAGATTCCATCGTTGGTGTTGTACGTGGATCTCGCATTCACTAAGGGGGAGTTCAACGGGAGCTCGTTGAGCGTGTTCTCGAGGAACCCGATAACGGAGAACCCCCGTGAGATGGCGGTGGTCGGGGGAAGAGGAAGGTTTAGGAGAGCTCAAGGGACTGTTTTCGTCAAGACTTATTTCTTGAACAATACTAATGGAGATGCTATTCTTGAGTATGATGTCGAGGTTGTTCATCCTTTAATACATACCTAG
- the LOC125189416 gene encoding uncharacterized protein LOC125189416 isoform X1 produces the protein MTDPDEPPKRLQQSLSKDDGSESDWDSDFVWDSCPDPACDPGWGNFFASTPVKVGEEEDDEEQKKLPDEVKNSEDYKKYLQLITESEGYDCGSFDFPCFDYLITQAPQWHIHRNSVYVEPALQDYSKQHNRKLVFDSIEKMNIQSALCYYEKYYVTFKVKDMDDGGALKTFQCSFLCFMSGPSFEQFREKPTQP, from the exons ATGACAGATCCCGACGAGCCTCCCAAGAGATTGCAGCAATCGCTTTCAAAGGATGATGGATCGGAATCGGACTGGGACTCGGATTTTGTTTGGGATAGCTGTCCGGATCCGGCTTGCGATCCGGGTTGGGGT AATTTTTTCGCCTCTACTCCAGTTAAAgtaggagaagaagaagatgatgaagagcAAAAGAAGCTGCCGGATGAAGTTAAAAATAGTGAAGATTACAAGAAATACTTGCAACTCATTACCGAGAGTGAA GGCTATGATTGTGGCTCCTTCGATTTCCCTTGTTTTGACTACCTCATCACTCAAGCACCTCAGTGGCATATACATAGAAACAGTGTTTATGTGGAACCTGCCCTCCAAGACTACAGCAAACAACAT AATAGGAAGCTGGTGTTTGATAGCATTGAGAAGATGAACATCCAGTCTGCATTATGCTACTATGAGAAGTATTATGTGACCTTCAAAGTTAAGGACATGGATGACGGTGGTGCCCTCAAGACCTTCCAGTGCAGCTTCTTGTGTTTCATGTCAGGCCCTAGTTTTGAACAATTTCGGGAGAAACCAACCCAACCCTAG
- the LOC125189416 gene encoding uncharacterized protein LOC125189416 isoform X2: MTDPDEPPKRLQQSLSKDDGSESDWDSDFVWDSCPDPACDPGWGNFFASTPVKVGEEEDDEEQKKLPDEVKNSEDYKKYLQLITESEGYDCGSFDFPCFDYLITQAPQWHIHRNSVYVEPALQDYSKQHEAGV, translated from the exons ATGACAGATCCCGACGAGCCTCCCAAGAGATTGCAGCAATCGCTTTCAAAGGATGATGGATCGGAATCGGACTGGGACTCGGATTTTGTTTGGGATAGCTGTCCGGATCCGGCTTGCGATCCGGGTTGGGGT AATTTTTTCGCCTCTACTCCAGTTAAAgtaggagaagaagaagatgatgaagagcAAAAGAAGCTGCCGGATGAAGTTAAAAATAGTGAAGATTACAAGAAATACTTGCAACTCATTACCGAGAGTGAA GGCTATGATTGTGGCTCCTTCGATTTCCCTTGTTTTGACTACCTCATCACTCAAGCACCTCAGTGGCATATACATAGAAACAGTGTTTATGTGGAACCTGCCCTCCAAGACTACAGCAAACAACAT GAAGCTGGTGTTTGA
- the LOC125189417 gene encoding peptidyl-prolyl cis-trans isomerase 1-like, whose translation MANPKVFFDITIGSKLEGRIVMELFADVVPKTAENFRALCIGKKPDGSIMPLYYKGSSFHRVIPNFMCQGGDYTTNNGIGSQSIYGGNFEDENFVKKHTGPGILSMANAGPDTNGSQFFICTAKTEWLDGKHVVFGQVVQGYGVVKEIEKVGSATGRLSKPVIIVDCGEL comes from the coding sequence ATGGCAAACCCTAAGGTTTTCTTCGACATTACCATCGGCAGCAAGCTGGAAGGCCGGATCGTGATGGAGCTGTTCGCCGACGTGGTGCCGAAGACAGCCGAGAACTTCCGCGCTCTGTGTATAGGCAAGAAGCCCGACGGCTCCATAATGCCCCTCTACTACAAAGGATCGTCGTTCCACCGCGTGATCCCCAACTTCATGTGCCAGGGCGGCGACTACACCACTAACAATGGTATCGGCAGCCAGTCGATCTACGGCGGGAATTTTGAAGATGAAAACTTCGTGAAGAAGCACACCGGCCCCGGCATACTCTCCATGGCCAACGCTGGCCCGGACACCAATGGATCTCAATTCTTCATCTGCACCGCCAAAACTGAGTGGCTCGACGGTAAGCACGTCGTGTTTGGGCAGGTTGTCCAGGGCTATGGCGTCGTTAAGGAGATAGAGAAAGTTGGATCCGCCACCGGAAGGCTCTCTAAGCCCGTCATCATCGTTGATTGCGGTGAACTCTAG